From a single Capsicum annuum cultivar UCD-10X-F1 chromosome 12, UCD10Xv1.1, whole genome shotgun sequence genomic region:
- the LOC107849704 gene encoding polygalacturonase: MSHLAIFSLLFIFLFNFSLATNTIYNVQNYGAKSNGQTDSSNAFLSAWKAACASTSPATIYMPRGNYLIRSAEFNGETCKSKAIIIRIDGTLLAPSDYNVIGNEGSWIKFEKANGVSIFGGTFDGQGASLWSCKTSGKNCPKGTTALAFYNSNNVVISGVTAQNSQMFHILVDGCHNVKLQGVKVSSPGNSPNTDGIHIQSSSGVSIMNSRIGTGDDCISIGPGNSNLWIEGIACGPGHGISIGSLGWESQEQGVQNVTVKTVTFTGTENGVRVKTWARPSSSFVRGVLFQHIVMANVQNPIIIDQNYCPNHESCPHQGSGVKISDVTYQDIHGTSSTEVAVKLNCSKTNPCTGITLDDVNLSYKDGRAEASCVNAGGRASGFEELSHCL, translated from the exons ATGAGTCACTTAGCAATTTTCTCACTTCTCTTCATATTCCTCTTCAACTTCTCATTAGCAACAAACACCATTTACAATGTTCAAAATTATGGAGCAAAATCCAATGGCCAAACTGATTCATCAAATGCATTTTTGAGTGCATGGAAAGCAGCCTGTGCTTCTACTAGCCCAGCCACTATTTACATGCCACGTGGAAATTACTTGATTCGCAGCGCAGAATTTAATGGCGAAACATGCAAGAGCAAGGCTATTATTATACGTATCGATGGAACTCTCTTAGCTCCTTCTGATTATAATGTCATTGGCAATGAAGGAAGTTGGATTAAGTTCGAAAAAGCCAATGGAGTTTCTATCTTTGGTGGAACATTTGATGGTCAAGGTGCTAGTCTTTGGTCTTGCAAAACCTCAGGCAAGAACTGCCCTAAAGGAACTACG GCACTGGCTTTTTACAACTCAAACAACGTTGTAATAAGTGGAGTAACTGCACAAAACAGCCAAATGTTTCATATTTTAGTAGACGGTTGCCATAACGTGAAGCTACAAGGAGTGAAGGTGTCATCTCCAGGAAATAGTCCCAACACTGATGGAATTCACATACAATCATCGTCAGGAGTGAGCATTATGAACTCGCGTATTGGTACTGGAGATGACTGTATCTCAATCGGCCCTGGAAATTCTAACTTATGGATCGAAGGCATTGCTTGTGGCCCTGGCCATGGAATCAG CATTGGAAGCTTAGGTTGGGAATCACAAGAGCAAGGAGTTCAAAATGTGACAGTTAAGACTGTGACTTTCACTGGAACAGAAAATGGTGTGAGGGTTAAAACTTGGGCAAGGCCTAGTAGTAGCTTTGTTAGAGGTGTTCTCTTTCAACATATTGTTATGGCTaatgttcaaaacccaatcatcaTAGACCAAAATTATTGTCCAAATCATGAAAGTTGTCCTCATCAG GGATCTGGCGTGAAGATAAGTGATGTAACATATCAAGACATACATGGAACATCGTCTACAGAAGTTGCAGTGAAGTTAAATTGTAGCAAAACGAATCCATGTACTGGAATAACACTTGATGATGTGAATCTTAGTTACAAAGATGGTCGAGCTGAAGCTTCATGTGTTAATGCTGGAGGAAGAGCTTCTGGTTTTGAAGAACTTAGTCACTGCTTAtaa